TGCGCAACTTCATTGCGGCGCACCAGAGGCCGCTCGCCTGGGGCGCCGTGGCGGAGCCTGCGGGGAACCACGAGCTGGTCAACGTCGCGGGACGCGCGGCTCTACACTTCCTCCTCGACGACGGGAGCCCGCTTCCGCACCGAATGAGCAGCGATTTCGTGGGCAGGTTCGAGCGCCAGTTCCTTCCGGACGGAGGACACGTCGAGCGCTCGCCGCACTACCAGGCCCAGGTACTGAGCCTTGCAACGGTCATCTGCGAGGTGGACTCCCGCCGGGGTGGCGCCCTCGCCGCGTGCCTGGGCCCGGCGCTGACGAAGGCGCGCGGCGCGCTGGCCGGGATGCTCGCCGGGGGCGCCCCGTTCCGTCTCGGCGACATCAGTCGAACGTTTTCCGGAAAGACACCCGTCGAGGACGTCACGGAGGGCCTGGGAGGGGTGGATTTCCCACGGGAGCGCTCCGTGAGCATGCCCCACTTCGGAATCGCAGTGGTGCGCTGGCGCACCGGAGACCTGGATTTCTCCCTCGTCGTGGACGCAGGAGAGATGGGCTACTCCCTGAATCCGGGACACGGCCACGCCGATTCCCTCTCGTTTTCGCTCCTGGTGAACGGGCACGAGCTGATCACCGACCCGGGAACCTACCTCTACGCGGACACCGAGGCGGCCACGTGGTTCAAGCTCGCCGAAGCCCACGCCACGATCCGCTGGCCCCACCGCCCGTCCTGCGTTCTCTCCCGCTTCTTCCGGTGGAGCCGGATCATGCCTCCTCCCAACCTGGTCCGCACGCCCGCCGGACCGCTGGGAACAGCGCTTCACGCCGTACAGCGGTGGCGCCGGGGAGAGCACTGGTTCGAGCACGCGCGATCCTGGATCCCGCTTCCGCGGGGGCTGGCCATCCGCGACCGCGTGGCGAGCCAGGAGAGCCGTCCGGCTCTCTCCAGGATGCCGCTGCACCCGCAGGCGACGCTCGCGACCGACGGGAAACGTGGCCGGATCGGGTTTCCCGGCGGCTCGGCGGCCGTGCGGAGCTGGGGGAGTTCGGTGGGCCCGTACCGCGAGCGGTACGGCGGATACGCAGCGGGGTACGGCGAGCGGGAGGATGCGGTCGCACTGGAGTGGCCGATCGAGACTTCCCGGGGCGGGGCATCGTGCTGGACCTTCGTTCGGGTGCAGGCGTGATGCCCAGCCACTCCCCCGGCGCGTTCGTCACCTGGAACGACTCGCGGCGCTCCATCACGCTTTCCGCCGCCCTCGGGGTAGAGCGCGTGACGATGGTGGCGCACCGCTCCGGAGCCGCCCGCCACCTGCTCGGCGCCGTGCGGACGGCGGCCTACCTGTTGTCGGCCCGCCCTCGGGTGGTCTGGTTCCAGTTCTCGCTCGCGCTGGGAGCCGTCCTGGCCGCCTACGCTCTGCTCGGCTCCCGGCGCGGAGTGCGGATCGCGACGGACGTGCACAGCAAGGCCCTGCGCCGCTCGGGCCCGTGGTGGCTCCGGTGGGCGATCCTGCCGGTCAAGCGCCGGGTCCTGGCGGCCTGTCGTGCGGTGGTGGTCACCAACGAGACCGACGCCCGCTTCGCCGAGCGCGTCCTGGGGGTGGCCGCATTGATCCTCCCCGACCCGCTGCCGAAACCCCCGCCGGGGGGATCACCGCCGCCCTCGTGGATCCAACCGCGGCAGGTGGTGTTCGTCTGCTCGTACGCCGCCGACGAACCGCTGGAATTGATCCTCGAAACGGCCCGCCGCCTGGGTGGGCGGGTCGCTCCCGTCCTGACGGGGGATCCGGCGGCCGTCGCCCCGGAGCTCCGAAGCGCTCTGGAACGCGTCGCGCGCCTTCCGGGGAGGTTGCCGGAGGGGGAGTACTGGGCGCTCCTCGAGGCAGCGGACTGTATCGTCGTCCTCACCTCCGAGCCGGCTTGCCTCCCGTGCGGCGCCTACGAGGCGATCGCCCTGGGGAAGCATCCCGTGATCGCCGACGATCCCGTCGCGCGGAGGGTGTTCGCCGATTCCGCCATCTTCGCCGGCCTCGACCCCGACTCGCTGGAGCACGCAATCCTCCGGAGCGTAGGCGGGCACCGGCCTGGAGCCGCCCCTGACGAGGCATACGTGGCGAAGTGGCGCCACACCTGGAGAAGCGTGCGAGCGGCACTCGTGGCTG
This DNA window, taken from Longimicrobiaceae bacterium, encodes the following:
- a CDS encoding heparinase II/III family protein; this translates as MQRTARSPEVHDRIGGLVEHTIRLVGHRPAEGWDTSTAALRLVSFLRASEALRPVGLSLPDLEGRLRNFIAAHQRPLAWGAVAEPAGNHELVNVAGRAALHFLLDDGSPLPHRMSSDFVGRFERQFLPDGGHVERSPHYQAQVLSLATVICEVDSRRGGALAACLGPALTKARGALAGMLAGGAPFRLGDISRTFSGKTPVEDVTEGLGGVDFPRERSVSMPHFGIAVVRWRTGDLDFSLVVDAGEMGYSLNPGHGHADSLSFSLLVNGHELITDPGTYLYADTEAATWFKLAEAHATIRWPHRPSCVLSRFFRWSRIMPPPNLVRTPAGPLGTALHAVQRWRRGEHWFEHARSWIPLPRGLAIRDRVASQESRPALSRMPLHPQATLATDGKRGRIGFPGGSAAVRSWGSSVGPYRERYGGYAAGYGEREDAVALEWPIETSRGGASCWTFVRVQA